A segment of the Methanobrevibacter arboriphilus JCM 13429 = DSM 1125 genome:
TTAAATTATTACCTAAAATTATTATCTAAATTATTTTTTAAATTATCTTTTAAATTAAAAATAATTTTTATTTAAAAATAATTTAAAAATAAATTTAAAAATAATTTAAAAATAATTTAAAAATAATTAAAAATAATTAAAATAATTAAAATAATTAAAATAATTAAAATAATTAAAATAATTAAAATAATTAAAATAATTAAAATAATTAAAATAATTAAAATAATTAAAATAATTAAAATAATTAAAATAATTAAAATAATTAAAATAATTAAAATAATTAAAATAATTAAAATAATTAAAATAATTAAAATAATTAAAATAATTAAAATAATTAAAAACAACACTAATAACTATATAAATATAATGTTTTCTAAAAATATTATTGTTTTTTAAATCTTTTCACTCTAAACTCTCCTCTTTTTCTAAAAAAATCTTTTCTAGACATATTACCTCTAAAATGATGTCCTTTAAATGGATGGCCTCTAGAATGGTACATCTTATGAAAAGTATCAAAGTCTCCAAAATCATCAAAATTTTCTCTTTCTTCAATAATTGAATTCAAAGAAGCCTTAGCTAAAGATTTTAATATTTTTTTTAATCCTTCTTCATCTAAATCAGGGAATTCTTTAATGAAATTCTTTAAAAGAATATTATCCCAATTTTCTTCAATTTTTTCAATTTTAGAGGCGATAACTTTTCCTTTATTAGTTAAAAAAACTTCATTTTTTCTTTTATTGTCTTTAGCAACTCTCCTCTCAATTATATCTTTTTCATCAAGTTTTTTAAGAGTTTTAGCTGTTACTGCTCTGCTTAAAAGTAATTTGGATGTTAAATCACTTTGATAAAGTGGTTCATGCATTAACTCTAATATAAAAGGAATTTGACCAGGAGTCACGTCCAAGTAAGCTAATTGATGCATTAAATAATGTTTATATGATTTATGAATAATTTTAACTAGATCACTTATTAAAAATTCATCCATTAAACTTTTATCGACTTTTTCATCTAAATCCATATAATCCCCTTATTTAAAAAATCAAATGACTTTATTAGTTAGTGTTCCAATGCCTTCGATTGTTACTTCAGATATATCTCCCTTATTCATCTGTCCAACACCTGAAGGAGTCCCAGTAGCAATTATATCACCAGCATTTAAAGTCATTATACTTGAAATAAACTCAACAAGATCTTTTGGAGAAAAAATCATGTTTTTAGTATTAGATTCTTGTTTAACTTTATTATTAATATATAAAGATATATTTTGATTCATAGGATCCATTTCTGTTTCAATATAAGGACCAATCGGAGCAAATGTATCAAAACTCTTAGCTCTAGTCCATTGTTCATCTTTTCTTTGAATATCTCTAGCAGTAACATCATTTAATATTGTATAACCACCAATATGATCATCAGCATCATCAAAACTAATATTTTTCCCAGTTTTAGATATTATAATAGCTAATTCTGCTTCATAATCTACCTCAGAGGACATTTCAGGATATATGATATCGTCTAGATGAGCAATTACAGAAGAAGGAGGCTTTAAAAAAATTTTAGGTTCATCAGGTAGTTCCATGCCAAGTTCTTGAGCATGATCTTTATAATTTAAACCAATACAAATAATTTTTGAAGGATTGGTAGGTGGAGCAAAAATAACATCTTCAAGAGAATAGCTATTTAAAATCTGATCTTCAAGATATCCCTCATTTTGCCAATTATTTAAAACAATTTCAAGTGGATCAATCAATGAAACAATCTTTTCACCATCAAAATAACCACTTTTAATATTAGAGGAATCAAAAGAACAATTCATAATATCATTATCATTACAAAGAAAATCATTAACAAAAAATCTTAAAAACTTCATATAATTCCTCATCAGTATTTAATAATGAATAATTTAAATAATCCTTTCTATAGGTACAACTAATATATCTCTAGCACCTGAATTTTTAAGTTTATTTACAAGATCAAAAACTTCTTCCTCATCTACAACAGCTTGAACAGCTACAGTATCCTCCCTATCAGATAAAACCTCTGAAACAGTAGGGCCAGTCATTGAAGGCATTAAATCTTTAATAATTTGTAAATTATCCTTTGAAACATTCATCATTAGTAATTTTTTCCTTTCTGCTTCAATAACACCATTAATACTAATATTAACAGTGCCTATAAGATTTTTCTTTTCATTATTGTTAAAATATTCATCTTTATTAGCAATAAGCTTTATTGAGCTATCTAAAATATTATCAATAATTTTAAGATGATTCATTTTTAAAGTAGTTCCAGTACTAGTTAAATCTGCTATAATATCAGCTATCCCAATGAAAGGAGCTATTTCTGTTGAACCAGTGAGCTCAACAATTTTTGCATTAATTCCATGACTTTTAAGATAAGAGTCAGTTAAATTAGGAAATTCAGTTGCTACAACAATCTCTGATTTAATATCATCAAGAGAATTAATATCAGAATCCTCAGGAGAAGCAAGAACTAAGCTAGTTTGACCAAATTTAAGATCAGTTAAAATTTCAACATCAGAATTGCTTTCTTTGATTAAATCTAAGCCAGTAATTCCCATGTCCACTATACCATCAGCTACAAATTCAGGAATATCAGCTGCACGAGCAAACATTACACTAATATCAGAATTATGAGTGTTTGAAAATAATTTTCTATTAGAAGCATCTTTAAGTCCTAGGCCAGCTTTTTCTAAGATAGCTACTGCAGGATCACTAATTCGCCCTTTAGACGGAATTGCAATTTTAATTTTCATTATTTCTCCTTATTATATCTGTTTTTAGTTATTATGTACTTTTATACAATTTTTATAAAATTATATAAAACCATATGAGTTTATATAACTTTATATAAGTTTATATGGGTTTATGTGAGTTTATGTGAGTTTATGTGAGTTTGTATTAGTCAATATGATTTAGTATGAATTATTATGGTTTTATAATAGATATAATTTATATAATTTTATATTGAATTTTATATTGTTATCTTTATTATTTTATTTTATTTTTTTATATTATTATTTTTTATATTGTTTTTATTTTTATCAATATTATATTAAATATCACGTTATATAAAATAATAGATTAGTATCATAAAATTGCAAATAATAATATAAAAAAATAAAATAAAATAATAAAATAATTACTACATATAAATAAAAACTATTTATTAATATATAACAAGTAAATTTGATAAATGGGTGATACAATGGAAACAAAAAATATTCTAATTAAAAATGCAACAATATTAAATCCAAAATCAGCAGAAAAAGATAACATAGAGTCTTTTAAAGGAGATCTATTAATCGAAAACGATAAAATAGCTGAAATATCTAAAAAAAATGAGGAACTCATAAATTCAAAAGGTGTAGAAAAGATTATTGATGGAAAAAACAAAATATTAATGCCAGGCCTGATTAACACACATACACATATATCTATGAATCTTCTTAGGGGATTAGCTGATGATATGGCTCTTGATGAATGGTTAAACAATCATATATGGCCAACTGAAGCTGGATTAAATGGAGAATATTGCTATGATGGTGCACTTTTAGCAATTACAGAAATGATTAAATCTGGTACAACAACCTTCAATGATATGTATTTTTTCATGGAAGATGTAGCTAAAGCTGTAAATGAATCAGGAATAAGGGGATGTCTTTCTTATGGAATGATTGATTTTGGTGATGAGGAAAAACGTGAAAATGAATTTAAAGAAAACATAAAATTAATAAAAAATTGTAATGATACTGCTGAAGGAAGAATAAAAACATTTTTTGGACCACATGCAACATTTACAGCATCAAAAGAGTTATTAGAAAGAGTAAGATATGAAGCTAATAAATACAATGTTGGAATCCACATACATATGAATGAAACAAAAAAAGAAATTGAAGATGTTAAAGAAGCTACTGGAAAACTTCCATTTGAATATTTAGAAGATATTGGATTTTTAAATAGTGATGTTTTAGCTGCACATGGAGTGTGGTTGTCTAAAGAAGAAATAGAAATTATAAAAAAAAGAGATGTCAAAATATCTCATAATCCTTGTAGTAATATGAAATTAGCCTCAGGAATAGCTCCAGTGCAAGAATTATTATCAAAAAATGTATGTGTAGGGCTTGGAACTGATAGTGTAGCTTCAAATAATAATTTAGATATGTTTGAAGAGATGAAATTTGCTTCACTTCTTCAAAAAGTAAATAATATGAATCCTGAATCTTTAAATTCCAATCAAACAATAAAAATGGCAACAATTAATGGAGCTAATGCTTTAAATCTCGAAAAAGAAGTAGGTTCAATTGAAATTGGTAAAAAAGCAGACTTAATATTAATAGATAATAAATCAGTTAATTTAAATCCAATGAGTGAAAAGATTAGTTCAAATCTTGTTTATGCAGCTAATGGATCTAATGTGAATACAACCATTTGTAATGGTAAAATATTGATGGAAGATAAGAAATTAATAACATTAAATGAAAGTAAAATTATTGAAAAAGCTAATAAATCTATTAAAGAGTTAAAAGAAATAAGAGAAGAATCAAAATAAGTAATAAAAAATTAAAGATATAAGAAAAGATCACTAATTACATCTTTATCTACTTACACATCTTTATCTACTTACACATTTAACACTATTATTCTTATTCATTACAATACTCTTTTTCCATTCTTCTTTTGTATCAGGGAAATCTTCTCTAAAATGAGCTCCACGACTTTCTTTTCTAATTAAAGCTGATTTTACAGTTAATTCAGCAATTTCAATCATGTTAATAACTTCTAAAGCTTCTTGAAGCCCTTTATTATAATGTGTTTCATTATTAACATCCATATCATTTAATTTTTCTTTTAATGTCCTAATATGAGATAAAGCTTCTTTTAAGTCTTTCTCATTTCTGATTATAGCTACTTTATCCCACATTAAATTTTGAAGCTCTTTTTTAATCTCAAATGGTAGAATAGGTCCTTTCTTAAATAGTTTATTTATTCTATCAATTTCATTTTTGATTTCTTCATTGTTAATTCCAAAATCAGAGCTTTTTGCAGCTTTTGATGCTGAAATTCCTGCTCTTTTTCCAAACACTTGAGTATCAGCTAATGCATTTCCACCAAGACGATTAGCTCCATGAACTCCCCCAGCAGCCTCTCCTGCAGCAAATAAATTGCTAACAGTGGACTTACAGTTTTCATCAATTCTAATTCCACCCATAAAATGATGAGCAGTTGGAGCTACTTCCATAGGTTGTTTTCTTATATCAACACCAACATCAAGGAACTGGAAAAGCATTGTTTCAAGTTTTTCCTCAATAACCTCATCATCAAGATGAGTAACATCAAGATAAACTCCCCTATTTTCATTTCCACGCCCACATCTTATTTCATTATAAATAGCTCTTGAAACAACATCACGAGTGGCTAATTCTTTTCTATCATCATAATTACCCATGAAACGCTCATTATTTTTGTTTAAAAGAATTCCTCCTTCACCACGAACAGCTTCTGTAACAAGAATTCCTTTTCTTGAATCAGGATATAACATTCCAGTTGGATGAAATTGAATTTCCTCCATATCAATAAGGTCTGCCCCTACATTGTAAGCTAATGCAAAGCCATCCCCATTTTTTTGAAGTGTATTAGAAGTTACTGGATAAAGCTGACCAGCTCCACCAGTAGCTAAGATTACAGCTTTTGATTGGAAAAAAATGATTTCTGAGTTTTTTAAAGATAATCCCACTGCACCAATAACTTTTTGTTTAGAATCATCGGGTATTAGTGAAGTTATCATAACTTCATCAATTGTAGGAATTTTTTTCTTTATTATCTCCTCTTTTAAAGCCATCATTATCTCATGCCCAGTCCGATCACCTTGAAAACAAGTTCTTCTGAATGTTTGACCTCCAAATGGTCTTTGATTTAGTTCACCCGAATCTTGTCTATCAAAAAGAGCACCATACTCTTCAAGATCGATTAATCTATCTGTAGCTTCATCTACTAATATTCTTGCTAATTTAGAATCATTAAGATAGCTACCACCTTTTATAGTATCCTTAAAATGAATATCCTTAGTATCCTCCTCATCGACAAATGCAAAAGCTGCATTGTAACCTCCTTCAGCCATTCCAGTACAACCGGATCTAAATGAAAGTCCTTTAGAAATTATCAAAGGATTAAGACCATTATTGGAAATTTCGATTGCTGCACGGCATCCAGCACCCCCTGAGCCAATAATAAGAACATCTGATTTAATAATTCTAGTTTCCATAATAGTAATATTTGATATTAATTTTATAAATATTTTTATAAAATTACAATAATTTTATAAGATTATAATACTTTTATAAAGTTATAATGTTTTATAAAATTATGAAAAAGTGTTAAAATGTTTATAGTATATTAAAGATATAAATTATAAAAATATAAAATTAAATAATGGTTAAATTAAGGACATAAATAATAATAGTTAAAATAACTAAATGAATAATAACATTCAAAATAAGAATATAAATAATAATAGTTAAAATAATGACGTAAATAATATTAATCAAATGATATAGGTAATAATAATCAATAGAACTATTTGGATAATAATATAAATATTTTTAATATAAATATTTTTCAATATTATAAAAAAATATTAAATTGAATAAAAATAACTTATTAGAATAAATCATTATTAAATAATCGTATCATGAAGTAATTATATCAGGAGGAACTAGATTGGATAAGAAAAAGATTATAAAATTAGCTAAAAAAGATTTTGAGCGTGCTTGGGTTGAATCTGGAAATTTAGTAAAAAAATCACATCCTGATAAAGAATATCCTAGATTAAAATATGAAATAGGAAAATCACATATCTTAAATGATACAATAGCAATGCTTCGTGAAGCATACCTTAGACTTGGTTTCAGCGAAGCTGTTAATCCTTTATTTATTGATAAAAATGATGTTTACAAACAGTTTGGTCCTGAAGCTCCAGCTGTTCTTGATAGATGTTTCTATTTAGCAGGACTACCTCGTCCAGATATTGGAATAGGTGTAGATAAAATAAATTATATCAAAAAACTTGGAAAAGATATTACTGATGAAAAAATAGCTAAGCTCCAAGAAGTCTTTAGAGGATACAAAAAAGGATATCTTGATGGAGACGATCTTGTATTGAAAGTTTCTGAAGCACTTGAAATAGACAATGAAGAAGGATTGAGTATTCTTGAAAAAGTTTTTCCAGAGATTAAAGATTTAATGCCTATTGCAAGTAACACCACACTTAGATCCCATATGACTTCAGGATGGTTCATATCACTTGAAAAGATGGTTAAAAAATCTAAACCCCCATTAAAAATGTTTTCAATAGATAGATGTTTTAGAAGAGAGCAAAAAGAAGATTCTAGTCATCTTATGACCTATCATTCAGCATCATGTGTTATTGTAGATGATGAAGTGACTCTTGACATGGGGAAAGCTATTTCAGAAGCATTACTTGAGTATTTTGGATTTTCTAAATTTAAATTTGTTCCTGATGAAAAAAAATCTAAATATTATATTCCAGAAACACAGACTGAGGTTTATGGATATCATCCTAAGTTAAATGAATGGGTTGAAATAGCTACCTTTGGACTTTATTCCCCAATAGCTCTTTCAAAATATGGAATTGAAAAAGAAGTGATGAATCTTGGTTTAGGTGTTGAAAGAATAGCTATGGTTTTAAATCAGATGAATGATGTTAGAAACTTAGTATATCCACAATTATATCAAAAATTAGAGCTTAGTGATCGTGATATAGCTACAATGTTAAATTATAATTATTATCCTGTTACAGAAGAAGGGCAATCCCTAATGGAGAGCATTTTAAATGTTTGGACTAATGAAAAAGACTGTAATTCTCCTTGTGAGTTTACAATATTTGAAGGGGAATTTTTAAATAAAGAAATATCAGTTAAAGCTTTTGAAGGGGAAAATAATGCTAAACTTCTTGGTCCTGCTTCAACAAACCATGTTTATATTTATGGTGGAAATATTCTTGGTATTCCAGAAAACATAGAGCTAAGTATTAAAAAAGTTGAGTTAAATCCTCAAGAATATAATGAAAAAGATATTATAAATGAAATACCAGATGATACAAAGATTATTTATGATGCAGTTAAAAATGGTGTTCCAACTAATATACGATATATAGATGCATTAAGTGCAAAAACCGCTTATAAAATTGAAGAAGCAGTCCTTAGTAGATCAGAAGATTTAATATTTAGAAATACAATTGCAAGGGCTTTATCAGATGTTAATCTAAAGCTGGATAATATTGCTATGAATTATATTAATAATGAAAATAAATTAATTGATATTAGAGGACCAATATTTTCTACTATAAAATTAGAAGTTAAATAATAATTAAAAGATTATGATGGTTATTATGGAAATCAAAGGATCAATAGCTACAGGATATGGAAAAGGAGCGTATTTTTTAGGACAAAAATTTTACAAGTCAAAATTCAATGAAAAATGTGGTTTTACACCATACCCCGGAACGCTTAATATAGTTGTTCCTGAAAAGTATTTGGACTCAATAAAAAGAATAAAGTCAAATACTAATAATATTATAAAACCAAGAGAAGGTTTTGGTGGTGTTAGATATATTAAAGCTAAATTAAAAGATCTAAATACCCAAAATACTGTTACTGGAGCTATAGTATTCCCAGATAAAACCACACATGAAGAAAATTATCTAGAATTTATAGCTAAAGAAAATCTTAGAAAAAAATTTAATTTAAAAGACGAAGACGAAGTTAAAATCAGTATTGATGAACAATAAAGTAATAATAAATATTTATTAATGAAAAATTATTAAAATTATAAAAATAATAAAAATTGATTATAAAAAATTCAAAATAATAAAAAATCAATGCATAAATAATTATTAAAAATTATTATAAGAATAATGAAAAATTGATTATAAAAATATAGGAATAATAAAAAATTAATGAATAATAAAAATTATATAGGTTTGAACTAATAGATATAAAAATAATAAATGGTGAAATCATGTTAAAAAAAGCATTAAAAGCATTACAAAATGGTGAATTTGTTCTTATGTATGATGATGAGAAAAGAGAAAGTGAAACTGACATGATTATAGGAGCAGAATTCGTTGGAGCTAAAGAAGTAGCTACCATGAGAAATGATGCTGGAGGTTTGATTTGTTGCTGTATTCATCCAGAATACTGTGATAGTCTTGGATTACCATTTATGACTGATATTATGGATGTAGCTAAAGAAAAATACCCAATTCTTGGAAAACTAACTCCAGATGACATTCCCTATGATGAAAGATCATCATTTTCTGTTTGGGCAAACCACAGGAAAACATTCACTGGAATAACTGATAATGACAGAGCTCTTACAATAAGTAAAATGGCTCAAATGTGTAAAGAAGAAAGATTTGATGATTTTGGAAAAGAATTTAGATCTCCAGGCCATGTATCCTTACTTAGAGGAGCAGATAATCTTTTAAAAAAAAGACAAGGACATACTGAGATAAGCTTAGCTATGGGTGAAATGGCTGGAATAACACCTGTAACCGTTGTTTGTGAAATGATGGACGGCAATACTGGTGAAGCAAGGTCTGTAGCTGATGCAGAAGACTATGCTGAAGAACATGATTTAATATTCATGGATGGAAATATAGTTATAGAAGAATACCTAAAAGATTAAAAAGTATAAAAGACTTTTTTAATCTTAAAATCTTTATTATTATTTAATGTAACATATTAAGAATATTTTTAATTTATATAATCAGTTAAATCTTTATATAAGAATACCCCATTTAAATCATTTAACAAATCACTGAAAAGATTTTCTACAAAATCAAATAGGTTTTCAATATAAATTCTAAAAGAATCAAAAAATGGTTCTAAAACACTTAAAAAACTATTATTTTCAACCTTTTTTTTAAAGATTTGTTCTCCTTAATATCATTATTATTTGTTTTATTATTACTTTTAACACTGAAAATCTTTATTTTAGGATATTTATTCTGTTTGATCGTGCTATTTGGAGTTATATTAATGTTTACAAATATTTTAATAGGATGACATCCAATGCAATAATGCCAACTAATAATTATATTTCCATTTAGTCTATTATAGAGACCTTTAAAATGGACACCAAACATAATATTTTTAGTTAAAACTTTAAAAAATATAGAATTTTTATTACCAGTTACATTTATAAGATAAATTTTAGACTTAATTTTTAAATTTTTTAATATATTTTTATGACCAACAATGTATATTCCTTTTTTAGCTATGATACTACCAAAAGACCCAGCATTTATATTATTAGAATTACCTCGAATTTTAATCCCATAACCACCTGAATTAATAAAATTATTATACAGATTATTATATTCACCATACAAATAAATTCCATAATTCATAGCAGAAATATTATTATTTTTAATATTTACATAATCTGCATTATTAGAAATCCCACATGATATATTTTTAAGCGTGTTTCCATAAATAGTAGAATAAGAACCATAATTAATTATAGAATATCTATTATTATTTAAAATATTATAAAGAATTTTTATTGGATTAAATTCATTATAAATTCCAACAACACAGGATTTTATAATATTTTTCTCAACAATAGCAAATCCATAATTATAAATACCATAATAAGCTTTAAAAATGTTATTATTCATTATAATGCTATTTCCATTAGAATATATGCTATTATAAGCCCCAGAAATATTATTATAGATTATCTTTGCTTTTCCTTCTGTAAATATAAGTATTCCATCCTTACCATTATTAATAAGATTAGATCTTATAATACTCAACTTAGAGGATTTACAACTATATATTGCTCCTTTAACTACAGAATTATAATAAAATCCTGAATACTCAATAGTTAAATTTGAATTATTAATACTATAAACAGCAGCTCCAGTAGTTGCATTATTAGATGTAAAATTAGAATATAATATAGTTAAATTGCCATTATTATTAGTTATTGCACCACCTGACCCTTCATAAACATTATATCCCCCTCCACACATTATAAGAATAGTATAAGAATAGTGTAGAGCAGAATTATTAATGAAAATTGACCTTATTATATTACAATTACCAGAATTATAAATTGCTCCACCATGAGTTGAAGCTAAATTATTTTCAAATTTACAGTCATCAATATTTAATGTACCTTCATTATAAATAGCACCACCAGGACCACCATAAACGAAAATTTCCCTATTACCCCCAATAACCACAGGAATTACAGTAAAAATAGAATAATTGGAAGAATTAGAAGAATTAATAGCCATAGATGGTTTATGATTACCATTTATAAAAGTTATTCCATAAATATTTACAGTAACTCCCTTACTTATATTAAAAAATCTTGTATAGTTTCCACCATCAATCACAGTATCTTCAATATTTTTATCTTTATAATAATATTTAGCTCCATAAATACTCACATTTCGAGAAATAATCAAATTAGTATTACTATCAGAAGCTTTATATTTCCCACCACCAATAATGATAGTATCTCCAAATCCAGAATTACTCTTATTAACAGCAATTTTTAAATTGTTGTAAGGGTTATTACTACTTCCATCACCAACAGAATCATTAGAACCTTCAACATAAATATTAGAAGCACTAACATTACTAACAAATGTTAAACAAATAAAAAAAGCTATGAAAATTAACAGAAACCTTCCAAAACTCATAAAATAAACCTCAATTTTAATATTTCACCATGATTTATTTGTTTTTATTAAAACTATTTCTTGAATAAACAGTATGCAATGCTTTACTCTTTTTCACACCAAAATTATTCTTAGTTATCTTATTACCAGACCCCAACAACTTAATCTGATGATACTTATTCAACTTAATCATATTTCGAGTAATAATATTCTTATTTCCAATCATTTTAACACCATGATCACCATTTTTAGTAATAGTACATCTTTTATATATAATATTCATTATTAAATCTCCAATAACAATTAGCTAAAATAAGGCCCATCTTTATCATGCCTTATTCTTTTTAACCTTATTTTTATATCCATAAACACAGATTCTTTTACTCATTTTTTTACCTAACTTATTATAATAAACAATATTTCGATCACCATTAATCTTCATCCCATGTTCACCACATGAACGAGCAGTATTATATTTAACCTTGTTTCTATCACCATTAACCTTAATACCATGATTTTTATTTTTATTAACTGTGTTTTGAGTTATCGTATTCTTATTTCCAAAAGATTGGATTCCATAATTCTTATTATTACTTGCCCTATTTTTTGAGATTGAATTATTATTTCCATTAAGAATTATACTATTTAGTTTCTATTTAAATTTATTGGAAGTAATTTTATTCTTATTGCCTATTAATTTTAAACCATTAGATTTAGAAGTAATTTTATTAGACTTTATCTTATTATTATGTCCTTCTACTGAAATTCCTTCTTTTTTACTTGAAATTTGATTATTAAATAAAGTATTTTTATCTCCTTTAATCTTAATACCAGTTGTATTAGTACTAAATTTATTGTTTAAAATTTTATTATTATTTCCAGTTGCATAAACACCATAAGAATTGCCTAAATACTTAGAATTGGAAGATATCATGTTATTTGAAACTGTATTCTTCCCTTTATGAAGATATACTCCAATATGACACTTTTTTATATTATTCTTAGTAATATGATTATTCTCTGAATAAACATTAATTCCATAATAAACATTTGAAATATTATTATAGGTAACTTGATTACTTTTAGATCCATCAATAGCTATTCCATAAAATCCTGAAGATGAAATTATATTATAATTAATCTTGTTATTATCTCCATAAATATCTATTCCATTCCCCTTGTTATTGTAAAATAAATTTCGAGTTATTGTATTTCCAATCCCTTGTTCAATGACCAAACCATGTAAATCATTATTTAAAATATTATTATTTGAAATCATATTGTTATATGCTAATAGTAAATAGATTCCACCTTTTTTATTATTTTGTAGATAATTATT
Coding sequences within it:
- the ribB gene encoding 3,4-dihydroxy-2-butanone-4-phosphate synthase; this encodes MLKKALKALQNGEFVLMYDDEKRESETDMIIGAEFVGAKEVATMRNDAGGLICCCIHPEYCDSLGLPFMTDIMDVAKEKYPILGKLTPDDIPYDERSSFSVWANHRKTFTGITDNDRALTISKMAQMCKEERFDDFGKEFRSPGHVSLLRGADNLLKKRQGHTEISLAMGEMAGITPVTVVCEMMDGNTGEARSVADAEDYAEEHDLIFMDGNIVIEEYLKD
- a CDS encoding right-handed parallel beta-helix repeat-containing protein, with the translated sequence MILNGNNNSISKNRASNNKNYGIQSFGNKNTITQNTVNKNKNHGIKVNGDRNKVKYNTARSCGEHGMKINGDRNIVYYNKLGKKMSKRICVYGYKNKVKKNKA